A stretch of DNA from Synechococcus sp. PROS-9-1:
CATGAATGGAGGGCTGGCGGTGATCGGTGATCTTTACAAATCAACGGTGTTTTCCCTCTGCCGCTGGTTAGACAGCCCTGATGCCATGGCCTGTCGCAAAGAGCTTGGACTTCCAGAGCACAACAACTTGATCGGACCGGAGATCCTGAACAAACCGCCTAGCGCGGAGCTACGTCCTGATCAACAGGACAGTGACTCCCTTCCCGACTACGCAACGCTCGACCCACTTCTGAATGACCTGATCGAAAAGCACAGCTCTGGCGCTCAATTGATCGCAGCTGGGCATCACCCGGCTGACGTGAAACGGATTGAGCAACTCTTTCGACGCGCAGAATTCAAACGCCGCCAAGCTCCTCCTGTCTTGAAAGTAAGCCGACAGGCCTTTGGGACCGGTTGGAGACTCCCAATCGCCGCCCGCTGATTTCAAGACGCTTAGACCAGTGGCCAATCCAGCTGACCAGGGTCAGATTGAAGGATCGTCTTCGGCAGCCATGGCCCAATCTGTACTGACGGCTCCAATGGCCACCATCGGAGTCCCCACAGAAATCAAGGTGGATGAGCAACGCGTCGCGCTCACACCAGATGCCGTCAAAGAGCTCGTGACCCATGGACTGGAGGTACGGATCCAGAGCGGTGCCGGTTCCGGCGCAGGAATTGATGACGAGGCCTTCGCCGCTGCAGGCGCTGAGATCGTGGATCAAGAACAAGCTTGGGGCGCTCACTTGGTCGTGAAGGTGAAGGAACCACAGCCTGAAGAGTTCCGCTTTTTGCGTGATGACATGGTGCTGTTCACCTACCTGCACTTAGCGGCTTACCCAGAGGTTGGGGAAGCCCTTCTCGCAGCTGGCACCACGGGCGTTGCCTACGAAACAGTGCAACTGGAAAACGGAACCCTGCCACTGCTGGCGCCAATGAGCGAAATCGCTGGGAGGCTTGCAGCACAAGTCGGGGCACGATTACTCGAGCGCCCGCAAGGAGGCCGAGGGGTACTGATTGGAGGTTGCACTGGTGTGCAGCCAGCCCGCGTTGTGGTTTTGGGTGCAGGCACCGTGGGTTGGAATGCGGCGCGTCTTGTGGCTGCCATGGATGCGGAAGTGATGCTGCTGGATCGCTCTCCCGAACGATTGCGCAGCCTGGAGGCCTATCGGAGCGGACGCCTGATGAGCGTTGTGAGCAGCCGCGGACTCCTCGAGAGACTGATACCCACCGCTGATCTTCTAATTGGAGCCGTTTTAACCCCTGGAGGCAGGGCACCAACCCTCGTGGATGAAGCCATGGTGAAAGGGATGAAGCCAGGTTCAGCGATCGTTGATGTCGCCATCGATCAAGGCGGCTGCATCGCCACCAGCCGCGAGACAACGCATACCAACCCCACCGTGACCATCCACGGTGTTCAGCATTACGCCGTAGGCAACATGCCTGGCGCCGTGCCGTTCACCTCTACCGAAGCCCTCGTCAGTGTGACCTTGCCCTACATCGTTGGCATCGCAGGACGGGGCCTGGAGGAAGCGGTCACAGAACGGCCTGAATTGCTTTCTGGTCTCAATACGGTGCAGGGCTCTGTTTGTCATCCAGGCGTTGCCAAAGCACTGGATGTGCCACCTCGTCATCCCATGGCCTGCTTGCGCTGATCAAGACCTGCTTCTTGCTGAACGAAAACTAGCTTCAGGAATCAATGCAAGGTTCCCATCGAGCAGACAAAGAGATCCGAAACAAATAGCCTCTAACTCATAGCTTCTAAGGTATAGATTCCAGCAGAAGGCTTCAAATCAAGGTCAAAAGGTCACAGACATGCCTAGATACTTATTTCGAGAAGGAGTAGACATCAGCGCAGATGGCAACGACATTATTATCACAACCCCTTATGCCACACGATCAGATCCCAGTCGGCAGACATTGCGCCTCAAAGAAGTAAAGGTGCCCATAAAAAAACTTCTCAAAGAGCTTTCTCAAGCAGGAGTAGAAAGCCATCAATATTTAGCAGTGCCAGAAGGAACAGAACGCAAAACTACGGATTCAGAACCAGAGATCCAACTCAAGACGCTCTACAAGAACGGATTACTGATTCACGAAATCGATGGATGCAATGGCATTGCCATGCGCCTCCTACCGATCAATCCCGGACTCAAACAACAAGCCTATCCAGAAGCTCAAAAAGAATTCAAACTCTCAATATTTGCAAGCATTGAGCCCTGCCTAGACGGACTTGATATCACAACACCGTTGTCACCTACAACATTACGCCTGCAAGATCATCGGCTTTACCCACTGATCCAGAAGCTCGTATCGCCTTGCACAACAGAAAGCATAAGGGCCTTCCTACCTGAAGATCTATGCATTCAATATCGAAACATCATTTCACTCTTACTATCATCTGGCGCGGTCGGAATCTGCAACGCCAATAACAACGCAGAGATCGATCAAGACGCCATCAATGCTGGCTGGAATAGGCAAGACCTGAGCTTCCATGAGCGTACGCGCGGCCATTTTGTTGATCGACATAAAGAAGAGTTGTTGCCAAGAGCAATCGACAGAAAGTCTGCACCAGCTAAGCATCAAAGAATCATTCTCAGCACAGTGTCACTACCCAAACCATCGATCAACAATCAAAACTCAAATTTCTACCAGATCATTCAAACACGGCAAACCATACGCGCCTACAACTCCGAACCTGTGACGGCTAAAGGATTAGGAAGTCTGCTCTGGTATTCAATGCATACCCGAGAAGAGATCACTTGCGATCCAACCTTACCGCGATCCTACGAAGGCCTACTGAGACCTGTCGCAAGTGCTGGAGGCCTCCATTCCATTGAGCTTTATCTATGCATTAAACAGTGCATCGGCATTAGCCCTGGCTTTTATCATTACGACTCTTTTGATCACACGCTCGGGAAGATGAGCGATCTCAACAAACCATGCCAAAGCATGCTGGAGATGGCAGTGAATACAACATGCCGAGCACCTCAAGCGGCTTCAGTATCACCTAGTCAAGGTCAGCAGCCTGATGTCTTGATCGTAATGGCCACGCGCTACGAAAGGAATGCAAACCTTCATTCTGAAACCGGTCTTGCCTATGCACTGATCCTAAAAGATGCAGGATCGATTTATCAGCAACTTTATCTTGTTGCTACAGCTCTCGGGCTCGCACCATGCGGGTTGAGTTTTGGGAGCAGTGAATTATTTGAACAGGTTTCCGGCATATCCGGCAAGGTCGAATGTTCTGTAGGCGAATTCATGATTGGCAATCCCAAGTAAATATCCATCGTTTTCAAACCAAAATCGATTAGGCAAAGACCTACCCCTTGTATTTAAGAGAACATCGACATACATCACAAAAAATACTCAGGAAAGCGAATGAAAGGGCATGGAACAAGAACCCTGATGAAGCTTTAGGCCAAGAGTGTTGTCAGCCAAAAGGACTCAATCCGAGCATGTCTATTAAGCTCCTCTTCACTGTGTACCGCTTGTCAGCGGATGGGGAAAGCACTACTTGATTGGCGATTGCTTGGCGCTGGCCTGTTGCGAGAAGCGCCGCGACAGGCCCGGCTTTGCCTTTAATCAGCCGCAAACCAGAAGCCATCGCGCCAACCCCGCCAGGTCGCGCAACAGTCTGTTACAGTGTGTTTAACTTTCTTAACAACAGATGAACGACACCAAATTTGGCTTTTCATCCTTCGCCGAGCAGTGGAACGGCCGACTTGCAATGATGGGCTTCGTGATCGGCCTCGGCACAGAACTTCTAACTGGTCAAGGAATTCTTTCCCAAATTGGTCTTGGCTGAAGCCGACTAATTCATCCCAGAACTTTGGGATAAAAAGAGCTGGCCATCGCCGGCTCTTTTTTTATGTATACCGCTGAAATTGGCTTGAGAGTACAGACTTTTACTTGGTCATTTTTTCTGCAAAGCCACTTCTTGCATTCATTGAGGAGTATTGGCTTTGATTTCAAGAGCGTCTCAAAAGATTAGGACCCAATGGATATAATAAAGGTAAATAATTGAGCGATGACTCATTATTTAGAATGATCTCTTTGGCTTTATAAAAGCGTCGTTTTTATGAATTCAAGCTGAAGAAAGGTCTAATAATCCTCTCGAGGGAATGGGATTTCCTTTTCACGTCAACAACCTCTTCAAGAGTTCAAAATCACTTCTAGCCAACGCCTTTCTGTTGAGAAAACCGGATGGAAGCAATCCACGGAGTGCACGCAGAAAGTTGAAAATACAGAGCTCGCCCTAAGCAATCATGAATTACAGAGGCTTGATATACAACCAGTGCCCCTTCAGATCCCCATCCCTCCGTTGGAAGAGCGACGTTTCGGTCATCACATTGCGTTGACCACCTGCCCCAAATGTTGCTTCAAATGTCACTGTGCCTTCAAGATCATCTACTCCCCCAGCCTCCACGGCCTTGATCTTCAGTCCCAACCAACGCACCTCACGACAATTCTTACGTAGCTCTTTGCGGCGTTGCAGCAAAGGTGTCAATGAATCCGGATGAGTTGCAATTAAGTAATCAACTTCTGCAAGCGCAAAAGCCGAATAACGCGATCGCATCAACTGCTCAGCAGTAGCCGCCCTTTGCTTCTCACGATGCAGAGGTTCGCAACAGCTTTCGTAGCTCATTCCGCTCAAACAAGGGCATGGTTCACTGCTTTTTGATGATCCAAAACCAGCAGCGCTTGCCATTACTCCAGCTCCTTCAAAGCAGATATGGGTCGCATCAATGCAGATAAAGCAACACCTTCTCGTAAGGCCAGCACCAATCCAGCCGCCTCGGCATAAGAGCCTGCTTGCAACACCTCCGAGCCCACACCAAGAGCTATTGATGTGACCTCCAGCACGGAAGGATTGGCCACACTGATCACAGGCACCCTGCGCTCCAGGCAAGCCAACGCGGCTTCTCCCCCCAAAGAGCCCTCTGGAACAACCAACACTCCCAAATCAGCGGCCACAAGATCACCAGAGTTGGCCGCTGAGCGCTGAACCAACGTTGGAGCCTGGCTTAAACCCACCAACACGCAAGCCAAAAAGGTGTAACCCAACTCTTCCCCTGCAGCACGAGGATCCAACTGCGGATCCAGCGGCAACGCCGACAAGGCCGGTGCATGGGCGCAGGGAATCTGCAAGTGGCGCACCAGTAGATGGCTGATCACTGCTTCGGCTCCCGCCATGGCATCCACACCGCTGCCGTGGCGGTAGGCCTCCAAAGCCTCACTTCCCTGATCGTCGGGGAAGCGGCCAACCACCGCAATCGCCGTTGCACCGTTGGCTTTTAAGCGTTCACCCGCCCGCAATAAGGCATCGGGGCGCTCAAGAGTGCCCCAACTCGCACCACTCTGGCCCAGGCCCAAATGAACTCCTAAGGGCACATCACTAGTCACCACAGGGCCGATTTCAATGCCCAGCGTTGCCCTGCAACCATCGGCCACCTGCAGGTGGCGCTGACGCAGCTCCGGTTCGAGATCAGCATCCAAAAGCAAACCAATCCGCTGCTGACGTACACATCGCAGAGCCCAGTCGCCGGCGGCAAAACGGTCAAGACCGTAGCCCTCCACGTAGTGAATGCGAGGGTCTTTCCAATACAAGGAAGCCCCATTCATCACGTTGGGATGGGTGATCAAACACCCGGAGGCCGCCGCCAGCAGCCTTGCACTCGGAAGCGCATCGCCTGCATACCCGCCGATCGCACAACCAATCCCCGTTGGGACCACCATCAACGTGGGCAGGGGAGATCCCAAAGCCAGCCCCTCCCTCACTCGATCAACACCGCTTCAACCTGCAAGACAGCACCATGATCTTGCGCTGAATGATGGACAGCGGTGATGGCCCAACGCAGGGGGTCACCATGAATGCACAATTGATCTTTCAGCCAACCACGCAAATCAGACGCCCTTAGATCTTTCGGCCAAGGCAACGTCAACGTTTTCGAGGTCAACCTCATTTCTGGTACTGACCAAACTGAGCCTCATAGAGCGCATCCTCTTGACCGGCTAGAAGCTGTAGATCGGAACAAGGAAGCGCAACGCAGAGCAAAGTAAAACCATCAGCGCGTAGGTCTTCTCTTACCCCCATCGCATCAGATTGCTCCACCGATCCACTTTTGAGACGGGCTGCACAGGTGGTGCAAACCCCAGAACAGCAAGAGCTGGGAAGCATCACCCCTGCGGCTTCCGCAGCCTCCAAAACGGTTTGATCTGAACGACAGGGAAAGCTGTGTTCAACAGAATCCACTTCGATGCTGACGTTGAAAGTAGCGGCAGCAATGGCGTTATCGCTCATCCTTAAAGAGAAGCCTTGGTCAATCATCTTCTCAGGGCAACAGGCCTTATGACGACAGATCTGAGCAGGGACTCCATTGCGAGGGATGGGGCGCTAGGTATTCCGGTGGATTGCCCTGCTCAGGAGCCGTGATCACAAAATCGAAACTGATCGAGCAGCGCAGCGATTCAGGATCGCCATTCGCCAACACGCTGTGATCAAGCCTGGAAGGAAACAGCACGAGTAAGCCAACCTCAGGAGCTAAATCCCAACGTTCAGAATTCAAAGGGTGATCAGAAGCAATTGGCCCGCCATGACCAGTAACGAGTCCTGGCACGAGCTCATTGCTTTGCTGAGGGGAATGCACGCGAAGCACACCCTCCTCCCCTGAACCATCTCCGGTGAGATAAAGCACGGCACTTAGATGGGCATTGGGATGGTGATGGCGGCCAACGAGCTGATCCCACTCGCTCAGCACAGGCCAGCAGCGCTGAAGATGCAAAGCCACTTGGCTGCGATCAAAGCCAACGGCCTCCAGATACCCCATGGCCTGCTCTGTCACCCTGCGCACCAAGGGAGCAAATTCGGCCAGGTGATGCAACTGCCAAACTCCGTTGATATCCCCCGTCCAAGCGCATCCCGCGCTGGGGTTGCCAACATCCCCACCCCTAAGAGCCAGCAGCGTCTGCAAATGTCCAGCAAGATCCAGCGGATCGATAACCAGCTTGGTTGTGGCCACAACCGTTGGGAACAGCTGGTGAAGAGTGAAAGTCATCACTCCATTAAAAAAGCCGGCCCCCAGGGCCGGCCACAATTGATGAGCAAAGGAGAGCTAGCCCCCTGCAGCCGCCGAACCACCAACAACTTCCAGGATTTCCTGGGTAATCGCTGCTTGACGAGCCTTGTTGTAATCAAGAGTGAGAGTTTTTGCTAACTCCTTGGCGTTGTCACTGGCATTGTTCATCGCAGTCATGCGACTTGCCAACTCAGATGCCGCCGACTCTTGCAATGAACGCAAAAGTTGATTCTGCAAATACAAAGGCAACAAAGCATTCAAAAGTTGATCAGGACTTTGATCGAAAACGATATCCGAAGGCAACTTTGGCTGTGAATTAGCCGGAGCATTACCTGATTCAACAGTGAGACGACCTTCCTTAGTTGTGAGACGGAAGATTTCATCTTCTGCCTCTGCAATCCCTTGGGGATCAAGGGGCAAAAGTGTCTGAACCACAGGCTTGCAGCTCACCAAATTAATGAATTTGGTATAGATGATCTCGACACGATCTGATGCGCCCGAAAGAAACTCAGCAAAAATTTCGCTGGCGATCGAACCGGCTTCATCAGCCGTAGGGACTTGCTCCAAACCAGTAAAGGTGGCTTGAATCGGATAATTCCGATTGGTGAAATAACCAATCGCTTTTCGTCCAATCAGAACGAGCATCACCTTGTAACCCTGGCCTTGAAGCTCAGCGAAACGCTTCTCAGTGCGCCTAATGATGTTGGAGTTGTAACCACCGCAAAGACCGCGATCGCCCGTGACGGCCATCAATGTGATCGTTTCAACGGGACGTTGCTCTAGCAAAGGAGCTTGTGCATCTTCAAAACGCATGCGTGATTGAAGATTTTCTAGAAGTCGCGCTAGTCGGTCCGCAAACGGCCGACTTCGCAGAACTTGTTCTTGGGCTCGACGGACTTTGGCCGCAGCCACGAGGCGCATGGCCTCTGTGATCTTGCGGGTGTTCTTGACCGATTTAATTCGGTCACGGATCGCTTTGAGATTTGCCATGGCTTAAGCCCTCAGTTGGCGGAGGCCGTCATGGTGGACACAACTTCAGCAATCGCCTCTTTCAAAGTGGTCTCGGCTTCAGGGCTCAAGACCTTCTCTGTTTGGATTTTGCTGATGAACTCAGGCTTATTGCTCTTGAGATACTCTCGCAATTCGCGAGAGAACTGAACAACCTGTTCAACAGGCACATCGTCGATCAGACCTTTCACGCCTGCATAAACGATCGCCACCTGCTCAGCCAAAATCAGAGGGCTGAACTGAGACTGCTTAAGAAGCTCACGAAGACGCTTGCCCCGGCTCAGCTGCTGCTGAGTAGCGGCATCAAGATCAGAAGCAAACTGCGAGAAAGCAGCCAGTTCGTCAAACTGCGCCAATTCAAGCTTCAGAGTTCCAGCAATCTTCTTAATCGCCTTGGTCTGGGCTGCACCACCAACACGACTCACAGAGATACCCACGTTGATCGCAGGACGTAGGCCGGAATTGAACAGGTCAGAGCTGAGGAAGACCTGACCGTCTGTGATCGAAATCACGTTTGTTGGGATATAGGCAGAAACGTCACCTGCTTGGGTCTCAATGATCGGCAGGGCGGTCATTGAACCCTTGCCCATGGCATCAGAAAGTTTTGCGGCGCGCTCAAGCAAGCGGCTGTGGCAATAGAACACGTCACCGGGATAAGCCTCACGACCGGGAGGGCGGCGGAGAAGCAGAGACATTTGGCGATAAGCCTGAGCCTGCTTGGTCAGATCGTCGTAAATCACCAAAGTGGCCTTGCCTTTGTACATGAAGTACTCAGCAATCGACGCTCCGGTGTAGGGAGCCAAATACTGAAGCGCAGCTGGATCAGATGCGTTTGCAGCCACCACCACGGTGTAATCAAGAGCTCCACGCTCGCGCAAGACTTCCGTGACTTGAGCGACAGAGGCCGCTTTCTGTCCGATTGCCACGTAAACACAGACGACGTCCTGATCCGCCTGGTTCAGGATCGTGTCGATGCAGATAGCTGTTTTGCCAGTCTGACGGTCACCAATGATCAGCTCGCGCTGGCCACGGCCGATTGGGATCATCGCGTCGATAGCGGTAATTCCCGTCTGCATGGGTTCATGCACAGACTTTCGCTGAATAATTCCTGGAGCTGGTGACTCAATCAGACGTGTTTCATTGGAAGGGAGCTCACCCTTGCCATCAATGGCTTCACCAAGAGGGTTCACCACCCGTCCAAGCAGTGCATCACCAACAGGGACTGAGGCAATCTTGCCGGTCGCACGCACAGTGCTCCCTTCCTGAATACCAAGGCCCTGACCCATCAGCACAATGCCAACGTTGTCGTCTTCGAGGTTGAGAGCAATGCCTTCGGTACCGTCTTCGAACTCAACCAGCTCTCCAGCCATCACCTGCTGTAGGCCATAAACGCGGGCGATTCCATCGCCTACTTGCAGGACGGAGCCGACGTTGCTGACCGATACGGACTTGTCATAGTCCTCGATCTGCTGCTTAAGGATGGCGCTGATCTCGTCGGGTCTGATGGAAACCATGGCGGGAAAACCCAGGGGCGGGTGGTGAGTGGAGGGGCGAGATAAAGGTGGGGCTTAGCTCAGCTCGACTTAGCGAGCGCAAGACCTAGGCGTCGAACCTGACCAGAGAGGCTGGCATCGATCACCTGTGAACCGAGATTGATGACGAAACCACCAATCAACGAAGGATCGACCTCTAGATCGATTTCGACGTCATTGGTTCCAGCCATTGACTGGACTTTGGTAGTCAATGCAGCCTGCTGCTCGTCTGAGAGAGGTTGCGCAGAGCGAACATGGGCCAAAGCAATATTTCGTGACTCTCTATAGAGTTCGAGATAGCGCAAAAGAACGGCTTCAAGCGCAGGAAGGCGCTGGCGGTCAGCCAAAACCTTGAGCAAATTCAATAACGAAGGAGTGATTTGCTCAGCAAGGAGGCTTGTCAAAGCTTTCTTCTTTGCTTCAGGCTCCAGAACAGGAGAGGTCATCGAGTTCCGAAGCGGCTCCGAACTCTCCCAAGCAGTAAGAAGAGTTTTGCATTGAGCTGCGACTTCTTCCGACTCTTTGCGACTATCGGTGACCTGAAGCAGGGCATCGGCGTAAGGAGTGGCCAGAGAATTGAGGAGAGGCATCAGGAATCCCCCAGATTTTTAATAGAGGAATTAATAAGCCTTTCTTGCGCCTTGCTATCGAGTCGTTTCGGCAGTTCAGTCATCGCCTGGTCAATAGCAGCTAAAGCTGCTTGACGACGAAGCTGTTCTGTCAAACGCGCACCTTCAGCATTGAGGTCGGCCAGAGCGTCTTGTTTGAGAGCAGCCATAGCAGAAATCGTGCGCTTCTCACCATCCAATCGAATGGCTTGAGCACGAGCAGTGCCGTCAACGCGAATCTTGTCCGCTTTTTGCTGAGCCACGGAAAGCTCTTGTTGTGCTTTAGCTAGCTCAGCAGTAGCAGTCTTAAGACGACTCTCGGCATCGTTGAGATCACGAAGAATGGTCTCGCGTCGGCTCTGAAGCATGCCGCCAAGAAATCCTTTTAGGAACCAATAGAGAACTCCGATCACAATGACCAGATTGATCAGATTGGTTTCAAAAAGATTGAGGTTGATTCCAAAACCACCCTCAGAAGCAATTAAAGGAAAGAAAACAGTCATCAGGCAGCCGTCAGTCGTTTGATGATCTGGGAGCTGAGCTGATCGACCTTACTCATCAAGCTGGATTGAGCAGCATCTCGCTGAGATTCGATCTCTCTGCGGGCTGTCTCGCGAGTGCGATTAGCCTCAGCTTCCGCTTCAGCCAATGCTTCTCGGTAAAGAGCATCAACTTCCGATTCAGCTTCGACAATCGCTGACTGGGCAGCTTGTCGGGCTCCGCGGAGTTGATCTTGAAGATCAGCCTCGAGCCGCTTGATTTGCTCAAGCTTCTGCTTGGCATCAGCACGACTCGTATTGATATATCCCTCACGATCTTCCACGACCTTGCCAACTGGCCGGAAGAACAGAGAATTAAGCAGAAAGGTTAGGAGAACCACCTGAAGCGCCATTAAAGGCAACGTGGCATCGAGGTCAAAGAGACCTCCCTCCGGAACCGCCGCTTCAGCGAACAGAAGCCAGGTCATGGAAGAGTTGAGCTGGAGAGGAGCGAGAAATTGCGTGGAGAGTTAAAGAGAGAGAGACCCTACAAAAAGGGACACTCCCCAACTCTGCATCATGCGAATGGGTTGGCGAACAGAAGCACCAGTGCCACCACAAGGCCATAAATCGTCAGAGACTCCATGAATGCAAGTGAAAGCAGCAGGGTGCCGCGGATCTTGCCCTCAGCTTCAGGCTGACGAGCAATGCCTTCAACAGCACCTTGGGAAGCGCTGCCCTGACCGATACCAGGACCGATGGCAGCCAGACCTACGGCCAGACCAGCAGCAACGACGGAGGCTGCAGAAGTGATGGAATCCATGTTGAGTGCGTTTGGGGGCGCGCCGGGAGGCGCTGAGAGTATGAAGTGGGAGTTAGATCACCCTGCGCAGGGACACCGTCTTAAAAGAAAGTGGGCCCGAAAACTAATGGTCGGACCTGCGCGCAGAAGTTTCTAGCAGACGAGCCTTCGAAAAGGCCGTGAATCAACTAGTGCGCTTCGTGGAGACCTTCGCCAATGTAGAAGGCCGCAAGAGTCGCAAAAATAAGAGCCTGAATAGCACTGGTGAAGAGGCCAAGCAACATCACCGGAAGAGGAACAATCAGGGGCACCAGATAAACCAGCACACCTACCGCCAATTCATCCGCAAGGATGTTTCCGAAAAGTCGGAAAGAAAGAGACAGCGGCTTAGTAAATTCCTCGATGATCTTGAACGGGAGCATGATCGGGGTCGGCTCCACGTAAAGCTCGAAGAATCTCCAACCCTTCTTGCTTAAACCGGCGTAGAAATAGGCCAGTGTCACAAGCAGAGCCATCGCCACCGTGGTGTTGATGTCTGCAGTTGGAGCACCGAGTTCTCCTTCGGGGAGTTCGATCACCTTCCAAGGGATCAGTGCGCCACCCCAGTTACTGACAAAGATGAACAGAAAGAGGGTGCCAATGAAGGGAAGCCATTCGCGGTAATACTTCTCTCCAATCTGATCACGGGATAGATCACGAATGTAATCCCACAGGAACTCAAGAAGATTCTGCGTACCTTTTGGATCGCGACTAAGATTTTTAGTACCTACAAGCACAAAGGCAAGCAGGACACCGATCAAAATCCAGGAGCTGAGGAAAACCTGGCCGTGAAGATTGAGGTTACCGATCTGCCAATACAGATGGTGGCCAACCTCCAGTTCGGCGAACGGCAGTGTGAAAGGCAGCAAAGCCATGAATGCAGAAGAGGGATGCGCGAGATCAGCCGTCGAGAACGGTCTGAAGAATCAAGGCGGGCTTGTACAGAAGAAAACCTACGAATGCAGGTAAGAGGTCGAGTTGGGGGAATCGAGCTGCCGAAACGATGAGAAGGATCGGAACAACGAGCTGAAAACGACCAACTTGACGGGAAGTTCCACCGAGCCGGGCCACGCTGCGGGCGAGTAGACGCAGGTAAAAAAGACCAGCGACAGCTCCAACAAGCAGGCTTCTGGCCACAAAAAGATCGAAGTAAAACGATGCGAATAAAACCGCAACGACAGACACGATCACTGTGGCCAGCATCAGGCGAACTTGAAGCCGAGCGAAAGACTCCATTCCATTTCCAGCCGGGTTTGACACCGCAGCTGAATCTGTGGAGGGCAAGGCTTGCAAATTGCGCCTGAGAAAGCGGCCGGAATCTATCACGCGATTCCGCTAAACAACGCATGATCGGCCTCGAGCAAAAGCAATTTTTTGCTCATCAGCTCTCTGGCCAGAGAAGCAATTGTGTTGTCTCCACTAAGGGTTCCGAGTGGAACGCCTGGTTTTTCATCCACGAGGCGGAGCAGGCTCAATTCCTCATCTGAAATAGAGATGGGTTCGAGATCTGGCCCCAACATGCTTTTAGATGGCCATCCCCACAGACATGACTGGCGTCGACCACACGCTTGGAGAAGCGTTTCGTCGTTCTCCCAGCGCAAAGGGTGAACAGGTTGAGCGCTCACAAAAAACTCA
This window harbors:
- the atpA gene encoding F0F1 ATP synthase subunit alpha, whose translation is MVSIRPDEISAILKQQIEDYDKSVSVSNVGSVLQVGDGIARVYGLQQVMAGELVEFEDGTEGIALNLEDDNVGIVLMGQGLGIQEGSTVRATGKIASVPVGDALLGRVVNPLGEAIDGKGELPSNETRLIESPAPGIIQRKSVHEPMQTGITAIDAMIPIGRGQRELIIGDRQTGKTAICIDTILNQADQDVVCVYVAIGQKAASVAQVTEVLRERGALDYTVVVAANASDPAALQYLAPYTGASIAEYFMYKGKATLVIYDDLTKQAQAYRQMSLLLRRPPGREAYPGDVFYCHSRLLERAAKLSDAMGKGSMTALPIIETQAGDVSAYIPTNVISITDGQVFLSSDLFNSGLRPAINVGISVSRVGGAAQTKAIKKIAGTLKLELAQFDELAAFSQFASDLDAATQQQLSRGKRLRELLKQSQFSPLILAEQVAIVYAGVKGLIDDVPVEQVVQFSRELREYLKSNKPEFISKIQTEKVLSPEAETTLKEAIAEVVSTMTASAN
- the atpH gene encoding ATP synthase F1 subunit delta, whose translation is MPLLNSLATPYADALLQVTDSRKESEEVAAQCKTLLTAWESSEPLRNSMTSPVLEPEAKKKALTSLLAEQITPSLLNLLKVLADRQRLPALEAVLLRYLELYRESRNIALAHVRSAQPLSDEQQAALTTKVQSMAGTNDVEIDLEVDPSLIGGFVINLGSQVIDASLSGQVRRLGLALAKSS
- a CDS encoding F0F1 ATP synthase subunit B, whose protein sequence is MTVFFPLIASEGGFGINLNLFETNLINLVIVIGVLYWFLKGFLGGMLQSRRETILRDLNDAESRLKTATAELAKAQQELSVAQQKADKIRVDGTARAQAIRLDGEKRTISAMAALKQDALADLNAEGARLTEQLRRQAALAAIDQAMTELPKRLDSKAQERLINSSIKNLGDS
- a CDS encoding F0F1 ATP synthase subunit B', with amino-acid sequence MTWLLFAEAAVPEGGLFDLDATLPLMALQVVLLTFLLNSLFFRPVGKVVEDREGYINTSRADAKQKLEQIKRLEADLQDQLRGARQAAQSAIVEAESEVDALYREALAEAEAEANRTRETARREIESQRDAAQSSLMSKVDQLSSQIIKRLTAA
- the atpE gene encoding ATP synthase F0 subunit C; the protein is MDSITSAASVVAAGLAVGLAAIGPGIGQGSASQGAVEGIARQPEAEGKIRGTLLLSLAFMESLTIYGLVVALVLLFANPFA
- the atpB gene encoding F0F1 ATP synthase subunit A, which encodes MALLPFTLPFAELEVGHHLYWQIGNLNLHGQVFLSSWILIGVLLAFVLVGTKNLSRDPKGTQNLLEFLWDYIRDLSRDQIGEKYYREWLPFIGTLFLFIFVSNWGGALIPWKVIELPEGELGAPTADINTTVAMALLVTLAYFYAGLSKKGWRFFELYVEPTPIMLPFKIIEEFTKPLSLSFRLFGNILADELAVGVLVYLVPLIVPLPVMLLGLFTSAIQALIFATLAAFYIGEGLHEAH